The Setaria italica strain Yugu1 chromosome VIII, Setaria_italica_v2.0, whole genome shotgun sequence genome includes the window GTCATGCGATCTCGATGCAGGAGCTGGACGGCCCGGACGCTCGGATCGCCGACTACTTCGACGTGATCGCCGGGACGAGCACCGGTGCCCTGCTCACGTCGATGCTGGCGGCGCCGGACGAGAACAAGCGGCCGCTCTACGCCGCCAAGGACCTCACCACCTTCTACCTCGAGAACGGCCCCAAGATCTTCCCACAGAGGAAGTAAGCAGTCAGAGAAGTTCGTTCTCACTCCAGGCAAATCTCACATGACGATTGGTGTTCCAACAATGTTGCTCTTGTTGCCTCTGCAGGCTAGGCTGGCTGACGTCGGCGATGAACCTCGTGGGCACGATGAGGGGCCCCAAGTACGACGGCGTGTTCCTGCACGACAAGATCAAGAGCCTCACCCACGACGTGAGGGTCGCGGACACGGTGACCAACGTCGTCGTGCCGGCGTTCGACGTCAAGTTCCTCCAGCCGGTCATCTTCACCACGTACGAGGCCAAGGCCGACCCGCTCAAGAACGCGCACCTCTCCGACATCTGCATCAGCacgtcggcggcgccgacctACTTCCCGGCCCACTTCTTCACGACCGACGACGGCAAGGGCGGGTCCCGGGAGTACCacctcgtcgacggcggcgtggcggccaaCAACCCGACGATGATCGCCATGTCGATGCTCACCAAGGAGGTGCTCCGCCGCAACCCGGACTTCAACCCCGGCAAGCCCACCGAGTACCGGAACTACCTCATCATCTCCGTCGGCACCGGCTCCGCCAAGCTCGCCGAGAAGTACACGGCGCCGCAGTGCGCCAAGTGGGGCCTCATCCAGTGGCTCTACGAGGGCGGCTTCACCCCCATCATCGACATCTTCTCCCACGCCAGCGCCGACATGGTTGACATCCACGCGGCCGTCCTCTTCGAGTCCCTCCATTGCCAGAAGAATTACCTCCGCATCCAGGACGATTCTCTGACGGGTGACGCGTCGTCGGTGGACATCGCGACGAAGGAGAACATGGAGGCTCTGATCGGGATCGGCAAGGAGCTTCTCAGGAAGCCGGTGGCGAGGGTGAATATCGACACGGGGATGTAcgaggccgtcgccggcgagggcaCCAACGAGGACGCGCTCGCACGCTTCGCCAGGATGCTCTCCGAGGAGCGGAAGCTACGCAATAAGAATCTCAACTCCTACTAGCTTTAATCTACTGCTTCTCTGCTGTTATATTACTCTGCTCTTGGAAATAGTAAGTTGTTGAAGGACagagaagaggaagaacaagTGCCATGTGCCTATAAAGTTAAAATACTACTGCTTCTGGTCTGCATCCACATCTGGTGTGTATGATCACCGATAACGTCgtaaaaacaaatgaaaaagaGATTGATATGAAAGTAATTTTGGAGATGAACGGTGAAATTTTCATGTGACTAGCTCTATGTTACCTTTTTATACTAGTATCTagttttttttgagagagagagagagagaaatacTCCAGCCAACAATTAGTAAGGGAATGGGCATTTGGCCCGGGTTAACTGACCAATGGGCCTCCAAACATCACCAATGGGCCCTGCAGGCTGGGCTGTGGATTCATTTCTCACGCCCACCGATCCGGTCTTTGGGTAAGTTCTTTATCCTTTTGTCCTAAAAAAATGGAACGGCTGGCCAATGATGAGAAACTGGCCAATGTTTTCCATCCTCTTTGAATGAAATCTAGCAGGGACCAACAGTCTAGACCGTACCTGAAGCGTTGCAGGAGTGTTCACAGAAATAAAGAGAGGCACTGCACTGGTCAAAGTTCAGAAAAACATGAGTGCATGTGCATGACCACTCGTGCACACATATAGGCCCACTCTTTCTTCTTGAAAGCGTTAGCAGATGCCGCAGCTGCTGCACAAGCACTGCTCAAGATGGACGCCGTCTCACTCATCTATGCACCTTCAATTTAGTCCAAAAAGAAACAAGAGCTTATATCCCAACTCACTGATCTGATGCACCTTCAATtgatttactccctccatctcaaaaaaaaaaactagtcgttctagttttatcataagtcaaacatttttaaaaGTTTGATCAAGTTATTAAAAAAAGTGCCAATATTTATGACACTAGATAAATTGAACATGAAGTGTGCTTTCATAATATAcctatttggtatcataaattATTAAAAATTGATACTTTTCTCTAAAGATTTAGTCAAACTTAAGAAAAATTGACTTAGAACAAACTAGAAAAACTTGTTATTTTTGGAACAGGAGGAGTAGACAACTGAATAATTTTGTTCCGACTTCTGAGGGCCTAGAGAAAACTTGCAATCCTCGACATACATGTGCATTCATGCcgtcggcctgttcgcttcagcttattcagccggcttatcagccaccaaacagtattttcctctcacaacaaatcagccgtttcagcttttcagccggcttataagctgaaacgaacaggccCCTGTTTCCTGTTTACCTTTAGCGTACAATTCTTGCTAGTGAAGAGTGAAGACATGCTTTGCACTTCTAGATTAACCATGTAGCACGAGAGGGAAGAGAGATAAGCAAAAAGAGATGTTACGCTCGTGTATCAGCACTACTGCAGAATGTTTTATCACAGCCGTCTCTAAAGTGTCCATCACAGTCGGTTTTTATTCGTCAGATAAAGGTCAATTGTGATGGGTACACCATCACCACCGGACTTAAAATTGGTTGTGATgccaattaaaaaaaaagcagcatGCCACAACCCACCGACCACGCCTCCCGCGACTCACCAGCCGCCACGCCTGCCACCGTTGCGGCCCCGCTGGATCCCGCTGGCGCCCTCCTATCACAATACACAGAGACATGCACCTTGGACTACACCTGTGTGATGATGCCCACCGCCACTGCCCGCCAGATCCGGGCTGTGCCCACCCGCTACTGCCCGCTGTATCCGGGCTATGCCCATCCGCTGCTACCCGCCACAACCTCTGCGCTCCCCCACCGTGCGTGGGGTCGCCTCACCTCATCCCACCGCCTCTCCTCACTGGCGTCACAATGAGGGGCGTGcgaaggggagaggggaggggaagggcaCCTAAAatgggaggaagggaagggaccgtgggagagagaggtggaaggaagggaggcGCGCAGCtgcgcggggagagagagaggtggaggggagggaggcgtggggagagggagagggggtgTGCGAACAAGGCAGAGGGGAGGGTGGCAGACAGGAGATTTTATTCATCTGGATGTATAATATTTTCAGGTCCGGAAGTACCACCAGTTTGTAATACAAACCGGCTGTGATACGACACTATCACCACCCGTTCTACCTTTTATCGTTATTTTGTATTACAATCGGGTTGTGATAGGCTATCACTGCTGGCCCATGCAAAACCGGCTATGATGATCCAGTTGTGATAGCACATCCTGTAGCAGTGCAGCCCCACATGGATGGCAATGAGTTTTGTATAATTGGAGTTTGGACGTCCGTATCTCTGCCACATCAAATCTCATTGTCGTCAGGTTCTCAATAACCAAGGCCATTTTTTTAGTCTGGGAAATATACTGTTAGTGTAAAAGATTCCTGACACTACTAAAAAATTGATCTCTCATCTTTagccttagtaccggttatttttggatccggtactaatgttagtatTAGTATCGGTTCCAAATTTGGGAGCCCCCGAAGGCCCTCCAGTACCGGATGGTGGCTCCatctctagtaccggttggagccttcaccctctagtaccggttggagcctctATTTGGTACTaaatcctttagtaccgggtgaaggctccaaccggtactagagggtcaCCCTCCGTTACTAGAGCCCTTCCTCCGTCCAGCGCCAAAaaaatttctcttttttcctccGTCCTGCACCTTATTTGCTCACGCGCCCCTCCGCCCGTGCCTTATCTATGCTCCTGCGCATGCGCCATGTGCCCAAGTCCCCAAgcgcctcttcctcttcttcttcccaaGTCCCcaagcacctcctcctcctcctcttcttctccttcactGCCAAGCACCGCCCAagtcttctcctcctccttcctcctctttctccttgATGGCCGGCTGCAGGCGGAGCGGTAAGAGAAGGGGGGGCAGAGTGGGCGGAGGATGCCCGGCGGCGAGGCAGCAGGGGGAGGGGGGCTTGGCAGAGGAGGGGTGGGGGAAGCGGTGAGTGAGGTGGTCGGGCGGGAGGGGGATTGCGGGAGGCGCCAGCAAGGGGAAGGCGGGAAGTTTGGGGAGTCCGGGCCCGGATGTTGGGGTTGAGGTAAGAGGACCCGCCGACCAGGTTGGGGGCTTCTTGGCGGGGGAGGGGCCGGCAGAAGGTGGGAAGGCAGAGTCCTAGCCGGGGGGATTTTTGGTTTTTTTTNNNNNNNNNNNNNNNNNNNNNNNNNNNNNNNNNNNNNNNNNNNNNNNNNNNNNNNNNNNNNNNNNNNNNNNNNNNNNNNNNNNNNNNNNNNNNNNNNNNNNNNNNNNNNNNNNNNNNNNNNNNNNNNNNNNNNNNNNNNNNNNNNNNNNNNNNNNNNNNNNNNNNNNNNNNNNNNNNNNNNNNNNNNNNNNNNNNNNNNNNNNNNNNNNNNNNNNNNNNNNNNNNNNNNNNNNNNNNNNNNNNNNNNNNNNNNNNNNNNNNNNNNNNNNNNNNNNNNNNNNNNNNNNNNNNNNNNNNNNNNNNNNNNNNNNNNNNNNNNNNNNNNNNNNNNNNNNNNNNNNNNNNNNNNNNNNNNNNNNNNNNNNNNNNNNNNNNNNNNNNNNNNNNNNNNNNNNNNNNNNNNNNNNNNNNNNNNNNNNNNNNNNNNNNNNNNNNNNNNNNNNNNNNNNNNNNNNNNNNNNNNNNNNNNNNNNNNNNNNNNNNNNNNNNNNNNNNNNNNNNNNNNNNNNNNNNNNNNNNNNNNNNNNNNNNNNNNNNNNNNNNNNNNNNNNNNNNNNNNNNNNNNNNNNNNNNNNNNNNNNNNNNNNNNNNNNNNNNNNNNNNNNNNNNNNNNNNNNNNNNNNNNNNNNNNNNNNNNNNNNNNNNNNNNNNNNNNNNNNNNNNNNNNNNNNNNNNNNNNNNNNNNNNNNNNNNNNNNNNNNNNNNNNNNNNNNNNNNNNNNNNNNNNNNNNNNNNNNNNNNNNNNNNNNNNNNNNNNNNNNNNNGCGCGCAGGGACAGTCTAAGAACTTttgatactcctaattaatatctaaacattcaatgtgatgggtgtttaaaaataagcaaactaaCCAAACCAGGCCGCACTCAATCAGTCTACTTTTTCTGTAAAAAGTTGATGCAGTAGCTGCTGATGCCCGGGGCTGCTAGCCTTTCTCCCTGCATCCGTACAGCCACTGCACTGCAGTTGTCCCTCCCAGGAGGaaaaatcttgaaaaaaaaaaaagattaaggTTCTTCCAATACTAGAACCAAAAATAAATACGGAAAGTTTACTTCATTCGTAGATCATGGAGAGAGGATGAAATGATACAAATCTAGCTTCTACACGATGACACAATCTGCATACTGCATGACGTGGTGGTGACGTGGAAATTTTGTCGTTGCATCGATGCTATGAGTTGGTACAAAATAGAAACTACAATCTGGTGGAGGGATTTGCATGTCCACATCTTTGGTCGCACCAAGATTTCATGACCTGAGCTTTCATTCTAGAAAATGATGGTGTCAAAGATTCCTCAAGAGAAAATTAGTGGTGTTAGGGGACAATTGGCTTAGTTTGTTTGGCCGCAATATTGTGCCTATCTCCTTTTCATATAAAAAGTTGATCTACCAAATAAACTACAGTCACGTGATCCGGCATGTATCAGTTTTTTAGAAGAAATTAAAGTAGGTGTTTCCATTAAAGTTAACACGGACCTGATATGTTCTGTTTGTTTTAGCTCGTATAGGTTGTGAAAAGCAGCTTGCAGATTGTAACAATCCATAATAAGCCAGGGCCTAGGGAAAGCAGATAATTGTTGTATTGTAACAATTTGGCTGTAGATTTTTATAATCCAAGATGAAAGATGATTATTTGTTTAAGCTTATGATTGTGAAAGCTACAATGCAAATTCAcaagctgaaacaaacatgGCCATACTCATGCTCCACTCCATGTCAAATTTCAATTTTGTCTTCTTCTTGTTTGCGAACATTTTGTCttcaatttttaaatataagctgataaagtaaaaaaaaacaattgcaGCTGGTGGTCAAACTCTCCAAGCACCACGGGAACCACCTCTTGGTGTGTGGTGGAATAGCTAGAAAACAATTCCACTTGTCAGGAACTCAAGATTCAAATCACTACTTGAAAAATTGTATATTTACAAATAAGCATTAATGAGCACTAAGAAAAAGAGGCACTCAGGTATCTTTTGATCCAATCCGGTCTTTCATAATATGTGAAAGTGGTTTCCATACTACATGCATTTGCACTTTACACATCCACATACCAAGCTCATGTTTGAACAACCATTGGATCTCTGATCCTCATATTTTAAATGGAGCCTGCTTCAATGGTTGAGCACATGGCACCTCTAATTTGGAGACAAAATACGCCGTCGCAGAGGCAAAAGGCAACGACAATTACCAAGCAATGAGCACCCCTCACCTAAAAGCTGTTGGTGTCAGCAGATTTTTCTTATCCGGATCTGACCCCATTCAAGTGGTATTGGCTATTCCCAGGACCTTGCCAATAGGCACTCGAAAGCATGATCCGGTAGATGTGAGAGACAGTATTAAAAAAAAGACGTGTGTATGagatagagagagggagggaagatCTGTCccaattactattcgttttgattttcctAAACCAAACGAATAAAGTATCATACAAGCTAAGTCNNNNNNNNNNNNNNNNNNNNNNNNNNNNNNNNNNNNNNNNNNNNNNNNNNNNNNNNNNNNNNNNNNNNNNNNNNNNNNNNNNNNNNNNNNNNNNNNNNNNNNNNNNNNNNNNNNNNNNNNNNNNNNNNNNNNNNNNNNNNNNNNNNNNNNNNNNNNNNNNNNNNNNNNNNNNNNNNNNNNNNNNNNNNNNNNNNNNNNNNNNNNNNNNNNNNNNNNNNNNNNNNNNNNNNNNNNNNNNNNNNNNNNNNNNNNNNNNNNNNNNNNNNNNNNNNNNNNNNNNNNNNNNNNNNNNNNNNNNNNNNNNNNNNNNNNNNNNNNNNNNNNNNNNNNNNNNNNNNNNNNNNNNNNNNNNNNNNNNNNNNNNNNNNNNNNNNNNNNNNNNNNNNNNNNNNNNNNNNNNNNNNNNNNNNNNNNNNNNNNNNNNNNNNNNNNNNNNNNNNNNNNNNNNNNNNNNNNNNNNNNNNNNNNNNNNNNNNNNNNNNNNNNNNNNNNNNNNNNNNNNNNNNNNNNNNNNNNNNNNNNNNNNNNNNNNNNNNNNNNNNNNNNNNNNNNNNNNNNNNNNNNNNNNNNNNNNNNNNNNNNNNNNNNNNNNNNNNNNNNNNNNNNNNNNNNNNNNNNNNNNNNNNNNNNNNNNNNNNNNNNNNNNNNNNNNNNNNNNNNNNNNNNNNNNNNNNNNNNNNNNNNNNNNNNNNNNNNNNNNNNNNNNNNNNNNNNNNNNNNNNNNNNNNNNNNNNNNNNNNNNNNNNNNNNNNNNNNNNNNNNNNNNNNNNNNNNNNNNNNNNNNNNNNNNNNNNNNNNNNNNNNNNNNNNNNNNNNNNNNNNNNNNNNNNNNNNNNNNNNNNNNNNNNNNNNNNNNNNNNNNNNNNNNNNNNNNNNNNNNNNNNNNNNNNNNNNNNNNNNNNNNNNNNNNNNNNNNNNNNNNNNNNNNNNNNNNNNNNNNNNNNNNNNNNNNNNNNNNNNNNNNNNNNNNNNNNNNNNNNNNNNNNNNNNNNNNNNNNNNNNNNNNNNNNNNNNNNNNNNNNNNNNNNNNNNNNNNNNNNNNNNNNNNNNNNNNNNNNNNNNNNNNNNNNNNNNNNNNNNNNNNNNNNNNNNNNNNNNNNNNNNNNNNNNNNNNNNNNNNNNNNNNNNNNNNNNNNNNNNNNNNNNNNNNNNNNNNNNNNNNNNNNNNNNNNNNNNNNNNNNNNNNNNNNNNNNNNNNNNNNNNNNNNNNNNNNNNNNNNNNNNNNNNNNNNNNNNNNNNNNNNNNNNNNNNNNNNNNNNNNNNNNNNNNNNNNNNNNNNNNNNNNNNNNNNNNNNNNNNNNNNNNNNNNNNNNNNNNNATGGTGACATTCCTCATTTCATGCCTGCCACTACCAAACATTTCACTTTCCACACATGACACACCACCTATAGTCCCGAATCACCATACTTAAATATCAAATAGTACCAGCTTCTGCAAGAGGAAAATCCAGAGTATGGCGATAATGGAAAGGACGAACTGTGTGACACCATGTGTGTGTCGTTGCAGGATCGGATTCCTCGAGCCGGTGGCGAACCTGCTGAGCGTGATGAGGGGCCCCAAGTACGACGGCGCCTTCCTGCACGGCAAGATCAAGAGCCTCACCCACGACGTGAGGATCGCGGACACGGTGACCAACGTCGTCGTGCCGGCGTTCGACGTCAAGTGCCTGCAGCCGGTCATCTTCTCGACGTACGAGGCGCAGCACGAGCCGCTCAAGAACGCGCACCTCTCCGACATCTGCatcagcacggcggcggcgccgacctaCTTCCCGGCGCACTTCTTCAGGACCGAGGGCCCCAGCGGCAAGTCCCGGGAGTTCCacctcgtcgacggcggcgtggcggccaaCAACCCAACCATGGTCGCCATGTCCATGCTCACCAAGGAGGTGCTCCGCCACAACCCGGACTTCCGGCCCGCGGAGTACGgcaacttcctcatcatctccGTCGGCACCGGGGCGCCCAAGCAGGCGGAGATGTACACCGCGCCCAAGTGCGCCAAGTGGGGCCTGCTCCGGTGGCTCTACGACGGCGGCTTCACCCCGCTCATCGACATCTTCTGCCATGCCAGCGCCGACATGGTCGACATCCACGCCAAAGTGCTCTTCGAGGCACTCGGATGCGAGAAGAACTACCTCCGTATCCAGGTTCAATATTCGTAACCAGTTCAATCCAAAAGTTTAAGTTTTTTTATATTAACTCATTCACAATAAGGTTGTGGTTAATCCAGTGGATATATGATTGTAGGATGATTCACTAGTAGGACACACATCATCGGTGGACATCGCGACGAAGGAGAACATGGAGGCGTTGATCCGGATCGGAAGGGAGCTTCTCAAGAAGCCGGTGGCGAGGGTGAACATCGACACGGGGATGTACGagcccgtcgccggcgagggcaACAACGAGCAGGCTCTCGAGCGCTTCGCTAGGAAGCTCTCCGACGAGCTCAAGCTTCGCATGAAAAACTTCAACTCCTACtagctttgcttgcttgcttgcttgccaaCCGGCAAAATATgtgaatataaaaaaaaaaagttttgctTGCTTTTAACGTGACGGGTGTTGTAATCGATCATGAACTAGTTCATGACATTTGTAATATGACTTGTAGTCCAGTAGAATAATGAATAACCATGGAAGTTTTAGAGTGCCATattcaacaacatttttttttagagAGGAGGAATCTCAGAACGTGCGTTTGGGCCCGGGAATGCTGGATGGGCCTATATTTTGAGTTTTTGACCTGCAGTGCATGGCCAGACAGGCAAGGGTTTCAGTCCAGAGAGGGGGGCAAAAGGAGTGGTAAAAAAATAGGACTATCTAGCTGTCATCACTCATCCGGGTAACTTTTGCAATCAGCTTTCATTAAAAATTGAGCCAGTGACAAATTGACACGTCACAAGCTGAAAACATGCAGAAAAAGGAAAGTGAATGATACGGGATGGTATTTCTCTGAACAAAAATCCCAAGTAGCagcagaaaaaaaggaaaaaacgaATGAAAAATGTACCACACGAGGTCGTACCCTGACTCCTCACGTGTTACCCTGCATCAGTCCCATCCAAAACCCACACAACGAcggcaaaaaaaacaaaaaaacaaaaaaaaaatcttggcaGTGAAGAAAGAATAGAAGAAACGCGGGAAGGAAACAGGAGCACATATGAATTTTGTGCCGTAAAAAAACTCGCAAAGGCCCAAGATAGATGGGCAGAATAGCACAAATGCCATCATGAGAGACTGAGTGAGAATAAGCAAGTGGTTTTGGGCCGAAATTCTTGGACGGGCCGTGTTTCAGTTTTGCAACTCGATCGATACAAATATCATCCATGGGCTGGCTGATGACTTCCGAGGTATACGCCAGTAGTCGAGCAAACAAGTTGCAAGCATTTTTTTGACAAGGGTGTATACACGCACAAGGGAAAAGAAACATGGATTGGGGCGGGGCagggcacggcacggcaccgCACTCCGGCAAGCTATAGGGTTCAATTGGTCACACACGATGGTAGTCCTCGAGTCCAGTCCACCAGGATCATCATCAGCAAAGCTCTGATAACACAAACCACCAGTACCACACTACCACCAACTTAGCCAGTCAGCTCTGCGTCGTTCGCATGTATGCCGCCAGCATCAGCATTCGCCATGAGAGGAACCTGCTGATCGGCAGCCATGAGGAGAGCCAGGGCCAGGCAGCCGCCACAGGCCGCTCGCCATGAAGGGGACCATGGTGTCCAGCTCTTCGTTGGGTTAGATGTGTGTAAGCCGTGTGTAAGCCTATAAGGTGTTTTAGTTTGTGCCCTCTGATACGTTTATATAAAGCATGGGGAGCCGGCAAGGCTGCAAGCGACATTGGAACTGATTTTGGAGGGGAAAAAACTTCCTGGGAACTCTGTTAGAGGGATCAGTTAACATTTGCACTTGCTGAGTTCGTCAAACAATGTACTTAGCATTATTCTATTAGTCATGCAATTACGTACATTTTATTGCTTAATGAGGCATCATATAATTGCTGGCTTATTTGACTCTGCactaatataatttttattttaacAAGTATAGAGATCCAGGGATACGGAGTTATTCCGTCAATCATGCGATTATGTGCTTTTTATTGCTTAACAATGACGCGTTAATTCGGCTCTGTACtaatttaattttttataaTGAGCTTGGAGACTGAGGAATTTGTAGTTACTCCATTCATCATGTAATTTATTTACTTTTCATTGCTTCATGATGTGTGTACGTATAATTCCCACTACAACATCTGCTTTTCTTTCTATCTAATAATTAAAGCAAGcaggttgaaacttgaaagactcattttctttcttctgAATATGAATTTACCATTTTTCTAGTTCCTATGGTGCATTAGGAGCTTATAGACATAATTTGTCGGCTCATTTTGCACTAATTTGACTTTGACTAAAATACACCAATGATCAATTGGGAGGTTTGCATCTAAGGACTGAAACAACAAACTATAAGACGTTTATTGATAGGACGTTTGTAATTGGGACGTTTGTTGAAACAACAAACTATGTAATTGGGAGGTTTGCATCGTACACTGCACAGGATAATCTTGATAGGACGTTTGTGCTGTCAatgctcctttctttttccgAATTACTGCCTGCTTTTTGCATATGCATACATAGTTTGTAGTCATGCTGTCTCACGCAAAATGAGTTGTAAAACTATACAGAGACAAAACTCTGATACTTGTTTTTCAGTCAAGAATGCATAGGTAATTTATGTATTTTTCGTTGCTTCATGATGCACATATCATAATTCCCACTACAACATCTGGTTGCCTTTCTTCTGAACCTGAATTTCCATTTTTCGAGTTCCTATGGTGTTCTGGGAGCTTATAGACAGAAACGAATCATATTGAGGCCCTTCTACGAAAAGGGGATAAGTAGAATATGAGAATTCCAACTAATCATTGAGGAAATgtaaaaaggataaaagaaaataataatcCAAGTCTTAAATTGAAGTATCCCGTTGGAATCATAATCTCATATGACGTACTCTGCACtaatttaatttttattttgatAATGCAAGTTTAAAGGTCAAGGAATATGGAGTTATTCCATTGATCATGCAACAAGGTATATTCTATTGGTTAATGAAGTGTGTATAGTTCACTGGCTCATTTAGTTTGACTCGCCACtaatttaatttttattttaacAAGTTTGGAGACCAAGGAATCTGGAGTTGCCCTATTAATCAACCAATTGTGTACTTTCTATATATTGCCTGATGATACGCATATAATTTGTTGGCTCATTTTGCACTAATTTGATTTTGACTAAAATACACCAATGATCAATTTGGAAGTTTGCAACTAAGGACTGAAACAACAAATTACATATAAGACCATGCATCGTACGCTGCACAGGATCTCTATCCTTgttaaaataaaaattatattattGCTATCTATGCTCCTTTCATTTTCCGAATCACTGCCTGTTTTTtacatatgtatatatagtTTGTAGTTGTGATGTGTCATACAAAATGAGTTGTAAAACTATAGAGAGAGGAAACTCTAATACTTGTTTTTTCAGCCAAGAATGTATCGATAAGAACAAAATTAAGCTAGTTCACCAATCCGTGCTCCTACGAGACTAGTAATGTTAAGATATATTAATGTAATAAACTAATAGATAAATTTGTGTCAGCTATTCAATTTCCTTTCTTCACTCCGTCTTATTAATTTAATCATAGTTGGATCTTTGTAATGATTGCAGTGTGTTGTGGAGTGATTGCCACATCATCATTCATGTTATTGTTGGGTGACGTGGTTATTCAATCTATGACGAATAGTATCCCACGTGGCAACTGTTCGTGACGTTTATTTTCATCATTGATACTAGGCCTGGGTTGGGTTGCACGGGCTCCAGGCTATTCTATGACGGTTTAGAAATATCACGGATTACGTCAATCTGTGACGATTTTCTAAAACCGTCATGCAGGTTAATCTATGATGCTTAATACATGACGTTATCAAAAACCATCACAGATGATATTTTACAACGATTTTTCGATGATTTGTGATAAAATTCGACCGTCATGGAttataagattttttttaatgagATCCGATCCTTGGGGTGAGGGGAAGGAGTGCACCGTAGACTTGTTCGTTCTGAACGTTGAGACGTTGTCAGTTGAGGTAGAAACGGTCATACCAAAACAGATATTACTTTAAGAGTTGATGCATTCCAAAGTACGAGTAAAAAAATTTACCAAGATGGACAAACAGAAACGCTGATGCCAATATATAAGAGACcggaagcaagaaagaagaagcaagtAGTTTTGGGCCGGGAAATCATGGATGGGCCTGTGTTTCAGCCTCTCTAGTATTGATATAAACATGCATCATGGGCCGTCCTGCACACTGGGCCTGACCATCACTGATTATTCCTAAAAATAAAGTTTGGGTGACAAACATTCTGGCAATCTGGCCACAAAGCCAATTCAAGCCAGTcgagcaacttttttttttggaggatAGTCGAGCAGCCATTGAAGCAAAGCAAACAGGAGCGAGTACTTGAATCCACATGCTACTGGCCAGGTCCTCGGAGGCAATGCAAAATGCGTGCACTCATGCTTTGGTGCTAGTTAATTGCATTCCCCAATGATACCAGGCTTTTGCCAATTCTTTTCTGAAGAAGCAGT containing:
- the LOC101757401 gene encoding patatin-like protein 1, which encodes MASGTTATADTTVPQPPPSQGRLITVLSIDGGGIRGLIPATIIACLEAKLQELDGPDARIADYFDVIAGTSTGALLTSMLAAPDENKRPLYAAKDLTTFYLENGPKIFPQRKLGWLTSAMNLVGTMRGPKYDGVFLHDKIKSLTHDVRVADTVTNVVVPAFDVKFLQPVIFTTYEAKADPLKNAHLSDICISTSAAPTYFPAHFFTTDDGKGGSREYHLVDGGVAANNPTMIAMSMLTKEVLRRNPDFNPGKPTEYRNYLIISVGTGSAKLAEKYTAPQCAKWGLIQWLYEGGFTPIIDIFSHASADMVDIHAAVLFESLHCQKNYLRIQDDSLTGDASSVDIATKENMEALIGIGKELLRKPVARVNIDTGMYEAVAGEGTNEDALARFARMLSEERKLRNKNLNSY
- the LOC101766609 gene encoding patatin-like protein 1; its protein translation is MAIMERTNCVTPCVCRCRIGFLEPVANLLSVMRGPKYDGAFLHGKIKSLTHDVRIADTVTNVVVPAFDVKCLQPVIFSTYEAQHEPLKNAHLSDICISTAAAPTYFPAHFFRTEGPSGKSREFHLVDGGVAANNPTMVAMSMLTKEVLRHNPDFRPAEYGNFLIISVGTGAPKQAEMYTAPKCAKWGLLRWLYDGGFTPLIDIFCHASADMVDIHAKVLFEALGCEKNYLRIQDDSLVGHTSSVDIATKENMEALIRIGRELLKKPVARVNIDTGMYEPVAGEGNNEQALERFARKLSDELKLRMKNFNSY